TTGGAATTTTTTCAACCTCGTAGGAGACTGCCTAACATATCTAACTGCATGTCTAACACGTTCAATAGACAAAGAGCATTCTTTTAAACCATCTTGGACAACAAGATTCATGATATGAGCCATACATCTCACGTGAAGGTGATTACCATTCATTAAATTAGTTTTCATTTTTGTTAATTGATTAGACAATTCTTTTACTGTCACATCATTTGAGCTTGTAATATCAACTGTGATAGTAAAGATCTTATTTATCCCCCACTCACGCAAACACCTACTAATACCATTTGCCATATCTTCACCTTTATGGCTAATAATAGGATAAAAATTAAGTATTTTCTTGCATATGTTCCAATCACTATCGATCCAATGGGCAGTGATACACATGTAATTGATTCTTTGTATAGAAGTCCATGTATCAGTGGTAATACAAATTCTttgttttgtttctataaaataCCTCCTCaacttttgtttttcttcattAAATAGATTAAAATAGTCCCTAGTTACAGTACTACGGGAAGCGATCCAAAAATGAGGTTGAtctattttcataaattctttAAAACCTTCTTTTTCGACAAAGTTAAAAGGAAGCTCATCAACTATTACCATACGACATAAAGCCTTCCTATACCCTTCTTGGTCAAATTTCCAAGAGACACTAGCTACATTACCTTGACTACCCTGCAGAAGAGATTTAAAGCCtattgtcatgacccgccacttgatcatgaagacgagggaaagatctagagtcttggagaggttaatagaaggctttagaatgtccaagagaattcttgaagaaggtagaagaacctagagtcttggagaggttagtggaagactctagattcttgtagaagcttgtagagaagtcttgaaagacttgtaattctctagagtgtgtggagagttctagagggacttctttgtaaatatggaaggacttgtatagtaaattttatttatacttaggccccttaggagtagtataaatagagagggcattcatttgtagaagatcatcaagcaatcaagcattcttccaaagcaatacaaaagccttcttcataaaagctctcttgtctttcttacaatctagcgttcccttagcgatctagtcttaaaggcttacttgagcttacaagatcgtaaAAGATtcatgagtaagttgtcaagtgccgcacgaaAGTCTTAGTTGAAatctaagtccgtgacactatggttgattattttttatcaacaaGAGAAGTAGGaagtttaggacatgtcaacaAATGACCAAGAATAGTCGACGTACCAATGGCTACATTTTGCTTTCGTACCTTTGGAAGTTTCAACTTCTGTAAAATGATCCAAAGCAAcagactttttttttcttcttttagcaCTAGCTGACAGAGTTATCTCAACATGACTTGATGCATTTAAAGCCTCACTTTCACCTACCACCTATCACCTTATCACTTTCTTCAGCCATGCTAGAAGTTTAAGACTTTGAGTCTCTATATTTCAatcaacaataaaaaatatgCTCCGATATGGATAATCAATTTTATACCAATAGTTTAATAACGCCAAAATCAGGGAAGCACATATCaaaattaacataaataatcaaagcaGATTCGAAGCCGATTTAGACATAAAGTGAGGATTTAGCACATTAACATAAAGAATCAGTGACCCAAATATCTGAAACCTCAAAGAAATTCATactttagccaaaattcacaacaagagtaaacatgcatcaaaagaacatattgtaaaatcaataaatagaaatgagaaattaaaaaatgaggaaaaaaacCTAAATAGATCTTTTGCGGAGACAATAGATGAGGGTGAAATTTCGTCGGAGACAGAAATAGTCTTGCTTGTCTCCGCAGTGAAATTTCGCTGGAGACAGTAGATAAGAGAGAGAGGATAGAGGCTGAGGGGAGGAAAGAGAAGAGGAAGGCAGTAGGTTTGGAGGTTCGACGGCCTAAGAAAAAGGAGAGAAGGTCTGGTAGAGAAGAAGATAGGGCGCGTCGGCGCCACCTCTTGGCCTCACAAGAAACTGAGAGAGAATGAGAGAATAGAGATGAGACAGAGCAGCAACTGGTAAGGGTGAAGGGTCTTATACTATTATGTCTTATTTAGGTTTAGGTAAAATTAGGGTATAGTAATATAATAGTTGTTGTCTAATGAGTAATGTCTTATACTCTAAATGGGCTTGGCATGTTTAACTAAATGGACTTGGCCTATTGGGGCTTATCTTTAGgtttacaaattataattaccatacatattttatatatttagggataaaaatataataaaatataataaattcttaacgggttaacagtttacccaataacaaaattgagtaatccgtcCCCCACACCAATAAgccattaattataaaatttaaatctattTCCCACCTGTTAATCTgataacccaataccaataagtcAATAAGTCAATTTTGTGGTTGGATTATCGGTAGCGGTCGGTTTTGAACAACCCAGTAGCAGTCAAGGATgaactcataggcatcctcatgCTCAGAACCATGAAATACTGGAGGCTTAAGTTTTAGgaacttggtgagcatgtcatgcttaGTACCAGTCATAACTGGGCCCATTAGTGGTCTAAAGAAGGCATCAGTGTCTACCACCTCATCTACCAAAGGAGTTGCAGTAGCTAATGGACGCACAATAGGGGTTGGTACTGCGAGCATGGTGGAAATAGATCCAATGCCAGCCAACCTACTCATAAAGGCCATGATATGTTATGCTAGTATAGGGTCCGGGGGGGAACGACAGCCCCAACTTGGGTGTCTTCCACATGTTCAGTAGTATTCTCCTCATAAGCCTCTCTGTCATCTTCTAACTTATCTAGGGGTGCGGGAGGGACCTCATCTACTGGTACATCCTTAACTAGAGCCTCAGTCCTGGCGGTTGCTGCTTTCCCTCGGCCTCTGCCACATCTCTTTCTCCTGCCCCTACCTTAGTCGGTCTTTGTATGGCTGGCTCCTCTTTTGGCTCAACTAGAGCTATGGACCGAACACCATTATAGAAGGTATTAATCATCTGCGGATAAGAGAGTGAAcgaggttagataccaatttgaatcaccagataccaattggaatcaagttatagcacgaaggAAAAAATATAGAGAAACTTTTTCTAAAGTCCTATAGCccctcgaagaaaagtacaaaaATCTTCGTACtgttctgcaagactctactagattcCTTTTGGTATAACGAGACCAACGAACCTAGGGCTTTGATATCAACTTTTTCACGACTCTGACCCGACATGACTGGAACCCACACTAACCTTCTGATGAGAGAACCATTAATACAACCCAAACTAACAACATTCACGAGATATAAGAAGTTTAATAATGGAAAAGAAACTTAATTAGAGAAATAAGGTTGAGTCCTATAACTCAGCAAAGTCTAGTCAACAACCCAAAACATGAGGAAAAtactaggaactgaaagtcattgtaccaacacATTCTACCAACAAGTCTTAAATGAGGATGCAACCTCGAAAGCAATATAACATAATATTGTCGGAATGTCTAAGTCCTGAAAAAAGAACATAAGATAGGAAGAGCTCATGATAGCCCGTAAGAagtggctcacccttgaactctcgGAAGCTAGTGGTATTATATGCGAGATCTCTCTGCaaccggctgaatatgccctataTTGAACAAAaacagagcaagtgtagtatcagtacataaaacaatagtgtactggtaggatcacgcggttagctgGTAAGCGAGTCATGAACAGCTAAACACAACACAAtaagcatacatatatatagaacaTACTTAACTAATATCAACTCATAACCAGTGTTCAACATTATCAAAGTTTATCAGATTCCTTATCATGCAATTTTACAGAAGGGTCCTCTCATAGGACCTACAATACACATATTTGTAtcagaatgtgatacccgatcTAAAGATTATTTCAGAACATGACACTTAGTCTAAATATGTATCgcaacgtgacacccaatccaagaatgtgtcaaaacgtgacacccgatccaaacatacaagTCAAccccaaatcaaaataaatagtcAAATATTATATCACCCACGAACAGGATCATCACAAGTCATGTCCAGTAAATAATCATTTCAGATAATTCATAgcattcttccctattcatacaCACATATGCATGAGTAGTTTAGCAAGTACATGAATCACATACGGGAAacaaatcatcacctacctcaaaatcAAGTTTTGACAACTCCAAAGTGCTGGAGATTTTTTTTTCCGGGTTTATTCCTCTTGTTCTTGGCCTAAAGACAGCAATacatatgaagtattaatataATAGTCTACTTTACTCGAATCATAGCATAATTTCTCCCTTAGACCAAACCATGATCCTAACCTCtatctagggctattttccaccattaattttaAGCCAAATCTCATCCCCAAAGATTACCCACCATGATTCTAAGTGTTAGGAATAGAATTACGAAGTAGGGGAGTAATAATCTTACCTTTGGCGTGAGATTTCGTGGAAAAATGGTCAACAGAGCCTTGGATCACCTACTAACTTCTTAAAAACAGTTTTGTAGAAAGACTACTGCATTTGGGATTTTTCCCCGACTTATGCCATGACTGTCCCATGCCAACGGGAGAAATCCCGTTGGGGTGGGACACACGAAAACAAAGAGCTTGGAACTTGAGCTCCAAactcccatttcacaacacaccctctTCCCATGGCGTTCTAAATTAAACTTTTCGCGCCAAGATCAATTTCAGGAATTTTACTCACCCAAATGCGATTCCGTGAAGCCGTACAGGGATTTGATCAAAATAAGGGATTTGATCCCCCACCCACTACCGGGTCACCCTAGACCTCGCCTTACTCAGAATTTGTCCAAGTTTGatctaggctcaaatttttcgAAGTCACTACTCAAAGTTTTCTGGTCCGGATTCCTTCCCTATTGGGTTGTCCGTAACAACGGGAGTAGGTCGttacattaataaaattaatttttttatatattatttcttaagaaatgtaaaaaaaagatgaacaattaatatgaaataaagtaaGTACTAGACCAGTAAAAATAGACTGAGAATGTGTGTGGGAAGCAAATTAATGGTGTTCTAGTATGGAAAAAGGCACAAtttaaatgttttttaaaataattcaaaagaatTTGTACAAGTAGGGAACTACAAGGTACCAAAGCTATTTAATGAATTGTTTGTGCATCAATATATTCAACCCACCTATCAGATCTCTTCCAAATTCACAGCCTTATAAATTGGCTTTTCTTTTcactaaaatattatataaataaatctccTTCACCTTtctttcaacaaaaaaataaataaaaatacgcAACCAAGTTGAAGTGGAGACAAATAGAAAAAAGAGTTCTATAAAGGTAAatgttcatttatttatttttaaaaaaacttcttGTTTGAAGAACATTCATCTTTGTTCTTTCCACTTGTTTTCATTAACTTCAAGAAAttgtatattaattttatgttttttaagtATTGGATATCTAAAGTTTACTGACTTAACATTTTATATTCTGCATTTGTTGTGTGGCACAAACTCTTGGTCAAAAGAACCAAAgttttatctatatttttggTCATGAAATTGTACCATTCCTTCATTTTAACTTCAAGAAATTGTTTAAGCTATACATTTTCATTTTTCTAGTGGTTTTTGGGGCTTGGGAAATTTCATTATAATAATTTGGATGTTTAGCAGTTTCTATTTGGTTATTTCGTATTTGAAATTTACTGGCtcaacttttatcttttttcatttttctagtGATTTAAGCTGTATTTTCACTTAATTCTAGGTCTGGACACTTAGTTGCTCCTACTCTCATATTTCTTCCTATAATCTACTTACATTTAGATTGATtttgtatataatatttaatatacatgattgatgttatttttatatatatttcatttgaagttataatatttaaaacctttaatattttctaaaattatacCATTACTTCATGTTTAACTTTTTCTTTGTGTTTTTCCCTAAGAAGTTATAAAGTGAAACATTGCATGTGTTGGTCACTGAGATATGATTTTATACTCCAAATCTATTCTGTTTCATAACAACCTTTCATTTCACTCTGCTTTTATTATTGCTGAAATTCTGGGTATAATTTAGATTTTATTCTTttgtaaaatatctcaaaagtGTTTGCATTATTCTTTTATTcctttctgtttttttttcttgaatctAATTTTATAGTCTTTTTATTTGTGATACCTTTCATATTACCTTTTTCTAGCGAGCAAATTCAAGATTTAGAGTCAGTACGTATAAAACTGAGAAATGACATGGATATTCTAGTAAATTAATAAGTAGATATAGACTCATTCTTTGTAGTTTGTactaatatttcaaaaatacaaaaataaaaaaaattcacaataGTTAGTTAGCATAACCCGCTATGGGTTTTGTCAAACATGACATGTCTAGTCTACATTTGACATTTTCAAGTGGTGgatgtaaagcataacataacacaTTAGTTTTGGCccaaattttgttatttgtaagtgattaaatttaaattcgtaaattttaaattttgaatctgattcttttgcttttctttATAAATTCTTAATTGATgtattgttctttttttttcccacTCTAAATAGGTTTGTTGACATCAATGGGATCTCTTGGAGTGGATTTTGTTTCTCCCAATGAAGAAATTgaattggaatttgactcaaGTGCATTTCCTCCATTTAAATTGTCTGAAATTAGAGCTGCAATTCCAAAGCATTGTTGGGTTAAAAATCCATGGAAATCCCTAAGTTATGTTCTTAgagatattgttgttgtttttacaTTGATAGCAATGGCCATTTTCTTTGATGATTGgaaattttggccaatttatTGGATTTTACAAGGTACTATGTTTTGGGCAATCTTTGTTCTTGGTCATGATTGgtaagttaaattattttttctaaaagaaatattatattaattgatATATCATTTGTTTATGTTAATTGACATGttggttattttatttttttagtggtCATGGAAGTTTTTCTGATAGTGCATTATTAAACAGTGTGGTTGGACACTTTCTTCATTCTTTTATCCTTGTGCCCTATCATGGATGGTTGGTTCTCTTCATCTCATCTCCAAAATTTTATTGTAGTTTACCTTTTCAAAATCGTATTACTTTTAAATTCTTCGACATGCACCTAAtaacattttcaaaaaattgaagCACTATAGACAACAACCAGTGGCGGATCCACATGGTGTCCAGAGGGTTTATCCGAACCCTTTTtggcgaaaaattatactatttatacatggtttaaaaaaaaattatgtataaaaagtAAATGTTGAATCCCCTTCGtctagttcgtgtgtctacttttttagattttgaaccccttTATTAAACATTCTGATTCCGCCACTAACGACAActatgaataaaaaaaaattggcaatAATTGTCTTTTGCAAAATACTTTAGGCTAAatttatttttccaaaaaaaatatttcaggAGAATTAGCCATAAAACTCATCATCAAAATCATGGAAATGTTGAAGCTGATGAATCTTGGGTGCCGGTAAAAAAAcatttatatttcaaattttatttcttttttaaaagtaaaaaattgttttaatattgatttttttattattatttttgcagATGCCAGAAAAGTTATACAAGGAATTGGATTTTGCAACAAAATTTTTTAGGTTCAAGATTCCTTTTCCCCTGTTAGCATACCCTATGTACTtggtaataatatttttaatgatttttccatatataatatgtaatttaaaaattatttattctttgaattgtgtttataaatttattaattttggtAATGCAGATTAGTAGAAGTCCAGGAAAAAAAGGTTCTCATTTTAATCCATACAGTGATTTATTTCAACCACATGAGAGAAAATATGTGGTAACATCAACGTTGTGTTGGACACTCATTGTTGCTCTTCTCTTTTATCTTCGCACCATCGTCGGTTCTCTTCAACTACTTAAATTTTACGGAATTCCTTATATCGTAAGGCATAAAAAAGTTCATGAACATTTttaattttcataaattatgtaGAAGTATCTTAAATTaaatactctttttttttttgaaattgatgaGATGTCACTATAATTTCACCCGCTAGACCTGTCTTTTTAATTTTGTTCACAGATTTTTGTAATGTGGTTGGATTTTGTGACATATTTGCACCACCATGGCCATCAAGAAAAGTTGCCTTGGTATCGTGGCAAGGTCggtatatataacttaaattctatttatttttaatttgtatatttacattatatttttgtttttataagtatttttttttttgaaaataggAGTGGAGTTATTTAAGAGGAGGATTAACTACAATTGATCGTGATTATGGTGTTTTTAATAACATTCACCATGATATTGGCACTCATGTTATTCACCATCTTTTTCCTCAAATACCACATTATCACTTGG
This Solanum dulcamara chromosome 8, daSolDulc1.2, whole genome shotgun sequence DNA region includes the following protein-coding sequences:
- the LOC129901470 gene encoding omega-3 fatty acid desaturase, endoplasmic reticulum-like isoform X1; translated protein: MGSLGVDFVSPNEEIELEFDSSAFPPFKLSEIRAAIPKHCWVKNPWKSLSYVLRDIVVVFTLIAMAIFFDDWKFWPIYWILQGTMFWAIFVLGHDCGHGSFSDSALLNSVVGHFLHSFILVPYHGWRISHKTHHQNHGNVEADESWVPMPEKLYKELDFATKFFRFKIPFPLLAYPMYLISRSPGKKGSHFNPYSDLFQPHERKYVVTSTLCWTLIVALLFYLRTIVGSLQLLKFYGIPYIIFVMWLDFVTYLHHHGHQEKLPWYRGKEWSYLRGGLTTIDRDYGVFNNIHHDIGTHVIHHLFPQIPHYHLVEATKAAKPVLGKYYREPKKSGPIPIHLIENLVKSMKQDHYVSDNGEIVYYQTDPKLFGKKDE
- the LOC129901470 gene encoding omega-3 fatty acid desaturase, endoplasmic reticulum-like isoform X2 codes for the protein MGSLGVDFVSPNEEIELEFDSSAFPPFKLSEIRAAIPKHCWVKNPWKSLSYVLRDIVVVFTLIAMAIFFDDWKFWPIYWILQGTMFWAIFVLGHDCVVGHFLHSFILVPYHGWRISHKTHHQNHGNVEADESWVPMPEKLYKELDFATKFFRFKIPFPLLAYPMYLISRSPGKKGSHFNPYSDLFQPHERKYVVTSTLCWTLIVALLFYLRTIVGSLQLLKFYGIPYIIFVMWLDFVTYLHHHGHQEKLPWYRGKEWSYLRGGLTTIDRDYGVFNNIHHDIGTHVIHHLFPQIPHYHLVEATKAAKPVLGKYYREPKKSGPIPIHLIENLVKSMKQDHYVSDNGEIVYYQTDPKLFGKKDE